A single window of Nicotiana tomentosiformis chromosome 1, ASM39032v3, whole genome shotgun sequence DNA harbors:
- the LOC104119246 gene encoding uncharacterized protein has product MTKFFCNLEINQKVEFTVVRSCSKRYELKCIVEKCGWNIRATRIKHSSLFWVIKYHNNHECSVDARKSYQKHATSTFISEQILEHVRDKKIEVTPAFVESEMKKKFGFDIGYHKAWRAIQKDIASIRRTPEENYQILPSYLYMMVHRNPETFAYMFFAPAASIVGWCYCRPVIAVDAIFLKSKYRGVLFVVVSKDANNQIFPLSFGVVDSENNDAYIWFFGEMRKAIQVRRELVFLSDRNQSIANGIRKVYPEAHHGIRLYHFEKHLKQRRGKATVINLFQSAARSYKREDFNQLMSQIKSVDKKTYNYIMEELPERWARSWFLRRRYDMLTTNMVESMNSVLLKVFNLDSILFRINSEGMEFIVDLKKRICDCLEFQLDELPCPHTIAAINKRYLQKSNYCSKWYSRETWFKTYEGYVNTVVDQNAWDIPQNIESKITKPPDVEILQGRRQKKRHIPATESVPLKSTKCSRCKQIGHNRTTCLSSPAPHPYSKKHAEKYSNVQ; this is encoded by the exons ATGACTAAATTTTTCTGCAACTTGGAGATAAACCAAAAAGTTGAATTCACTGTTGTTAGATCATGTTCAAAGAGATACGAGCTGAAATGCATCGTGGAGAAATGTGGTTGGAATATACGTGCTACCAGAATAAAACATTCCTCACTTTTCTGGGTGATAAAATATCATAACAACCATGAATGCTCGGTTGATGCAAGAAAATCATATCAGAAGCATGCTACATCAACATTTATAAGTGAACAAATTTTAGAACATGTTCGAGATAAAAAGATTGAGGTTACACCAGCCTTTGTAGAaagtgaaatgaaaaaaaaatttgGATTTGACATTGGATATCACAAGGCATGGCGCGCTATTCAAAAAGATATTGCTTCCATAAGGAGAACACCGGAAGAGAACTACCAGATTCTTCCTTCATACCTATACATGATGGTGCATAGAAACCCAGAGAC ATTTGCTTACATGTTCTTTGCTCCTGCGGCATCAATAGTTGGTTGGTGCTACTGTAGACCCGTGATTGCAGTAGATGCaatatttttaaagtcaaaatatCGTGGCGTTCTATTTGTTGTTGTATCAAAGGATGCAAACAATCAAATCTTTCCTCTATCTTTCGGTGTAGTAGATTCAGAAAACAACGATGCATACATCTGGTTCTTCGGGGAAATGAGAAAAGCAATTCAAGTCCGTCGTGAACTGGTTTTCTTATCAGATAGAAACCAATCGATCGCAAATGGGATTAGAAAAGTTTATCCTGAAGCTCACCATGGTATCCGCCTCTATCACTTTGAGAAACATTTAAAGCAAAGACGTGGAAAAGCCACAgtaataaatctttttcaaagcGCTGCAAGGTCATACAAACGTGAAGATTTTAATCAGTTAATGTCCCAAATCAAAAGTGTTGACAAGAAAACATACAATTACATAATGGAAGAGCTGCCAGAGAGATGGGCTCGATCGTGGTTCCTACGGCGACGTTATGATATGCTGACAACAAACATGGTAGAATCAATGAATTCTGTGTTACTAAAA GTGTTCAACCTTGATTCAATATTGTTTAGAATAAATAGTGAAGGAATGGAATTCATTGTGGACTTAAAGAAGAGAATTTGTGACTGCTTGGAATTCCAACTTGATGAATTGCCCTGTCCACACACAATTGCTGCTATTAATAAGAGATATTTGCAGAAatctaattactgctcaaaatggTATTCAAGGGAAACATGGTTCAAAACATATGAAGGATATGTGAATACTGTGGTAGATCAAAATGCATGGGATATTCCACAAAATATAGAATCTAAAATCACAAAACCTCCCGATGTAGAGATTTTACAAGGAAGAAGACAAAAGAAGAGGCATATCCCTGCGACTGAATCAGTACCATTGAAGTCTACCAAATGCAGTCGATGTAAACAAATTGGGCATAACAGAACAACTTGCTTGTCTTCTCCAGCACCTCATCCATATTCCAAGAAACACGCTGAAAAATACTCCAACGTTCAATAA
- the LOC104119244 gene encoding zinc finger protein GAI-ASSOCIATED FACTOR 1-like, with protein MSNISSGNSSTAGAEEEYEEQDQQQTSNVLPSSVHQEQDLPNKKRRKLPGNPDPSSEVIALSPKTLMATNRFICEVCNKGFQREQNLQLHRRGHNLPWKLKQKTSSDEIKKRRVYICPEPTCIHHNPARALGDLTGIKKHYSRKHGEKKWKCDKCSKKYAVQSDWKAHSKTCGTKEYKCDCGTIFSRRDSFVTHRAFCDALTEENNKVNQSIASTTGPSHTQVSELMSNSMLNLPEIRNSNMKVPLKPSPHKLNIQTPTGPLLNMAGSMFTSPRNLTSSSFSGFQLSKNSSNMSSSATALLQQAAQMGATVSSSINSSPIMVQKGYPSLFQSDHDHQTQIGSSVHGFFGSVSQNGTQETLISELLNSNRSTTGDHHQMTSRMQNQGWYNGLFNETKINGESGNDSLTLDFLGIGGMRQRNSHEMHQQQQEMSFEQQKEMSSMWDD; from the exons ATGTCAAACATTTCTTCTGGGAATAGTAGTACTGCAGGTGCAGAAGAAGAATATGAAGAGCAAGATCAGCAGCAAACTTCTAACGTGTTGCCCTCTAGTGTTCACCAAGAGCAAGATCTTCCTAATAAGAAGAGAAGGAAATTACCTGGAAATCCTG ATCCTAGTTCTGAAGTAATTGCCTTATCACCAAAGACCCTAATGGCAACAAACAGGTTCATATGTGAAGTATGCAACAAAGGCTTCCAAAGGGAACAAAACCTTCAACTACACAGGAGAGGACACAATCTGCCGTGGAAGCTAAAGCAAAAAACAAGCAGTGATGAGATAAAGAAACGGCGAGTGTATATTTGCCCTGAACCAACGTGTATCCACCATAATCCTGCTCGTGCACTTGGAGATCTGACGGGGATTAAGAAACATTATTCGCGTAAACATGGTGAAAAGAAATGGAAATGTGACAAGTGCTCTAAAAAGTATGCAGTGCAATCTGACTGGAAAGCCCATTCCAAAACGTGTGGCACTAAAGAGTACAAATGTGACTGTGGTACCATCTTCTCCAg GAGGGATAGCTTTGTTACTCACAGAGCCTTTTGTGATGCCTTAACTGAAGAAAACAACAAAGTAAACCAAAGTATAGCTTCAACCACAGGACCTAGCCATACCCAAGTTTCTGAACTCATGTCCAATAGCATGTTGAACTTACCAGAAATCAGAAATTCAAACATGAAAGTTCCATTAAAACCTTCACCACACAAACTCAATATTCAAACACCTACAGGACCCTTATTAAACATGGCAGGAAGCATGTTTACTAGTCCAAGAAACTtaacttcttcctctttttctggTTTTCAGCTGAGCAAAAATTCGTCGAATATGTCATCATCAGCAACAGCTTTGTTACAACAAGCAGCTCAAATGGGAGCAACTGTGAGCAGTAGCATCAACTCTAGTCCAATAATGGTACAAAAAGGGTACCCTTCTCTGTTTCAAAGTGATCATGATCATCAAACACAAATAGGGAGCTCTGTGCATGGATTTTTTGGGTCTGTGTCACAAAATGGAACTCAAGAAACGTTGATTTCAGAACTATTGAATTCGAATAGGAGTACTACTGGTGATCATCATCAGATGACTTCAAGAATGCAAAATCAGGGGTGGTATAATGGTTTATTTAATGAAACAAAGATTAATGGAGAGAGTGGGAATGATAGCTTGACACTTGATTTTCTTGGGATAGGGGGAATGAGACAAAGGAATTCCCATGAAATGCATCAGCAGCAACAAGAAATGAGTTTCGAACAGCAAAAAGAAATGAGCTCCATGTGGGATGATTGA